One genomic region from Actinocatenispora thailandica encodes:
- a CDS encoding Gfo/Idh/MocA family protein, translating into MPVRTVGIAMNGVTGRMGYRQHLVRSILAIRDQGGVELPDGTRVVPEPILVGRNETKLAEIAARHGLDRWCTDLAAVLAEPDVEVYFDAQVTSAREKAILAAIAAGKHVYTEKPLAESVEGARTLAAAARAAGIVDGVVMDKLFLPGLRKLRRLIDGGFFGRILSIRGEFGYWVFEGDWQPAQRPSWNYRAADGGGIALDMFAHWNYVLEDLFAPVRAVTARVATHLTERVDEAGRPYRADADDAAYGIFELDGGVVAQINSSWCVRVNRDELVEFQVDGTEGSAVAGLRRCRFQHRAGTPKPVWNPDLATPEPFREQWQEVPDNEEFDNGFKAQWEQYLRAVVAGEPFRYDFAAAVRGVQLAELGYVSSREGRRVEIPAVETPQAETPAGGTPAVETPAVETPAVEA; encoded by the coding sequence ATGCCAGTACGTACCGTCGGTATCGCCATGAACGGGGTCACCGGTCGCATGGGCTACCGGCAACACCTCGTCCGCTCGATCCTCGCGATCCGGGACCAGGGCGGGGTGGAACTGCCCGACGGCACCCGGGTCGTACCGGAGCCGATCCTGGTCGGCCGCAACGAGACGAAGCTCGCCGAGATCGCCGCCCGGCACGGCCTCGACCGGTGGTGCACCGACCTCGCGGCGGTGCTCGCCGAACCCGACGTCGAGGTGTACTTCGACGCCCAGGTGACCTCCGCGCGGGAGAAGGCGATCCTCGCCGCGATCGCCGCCGGCAAGCACGTGTACACCGAGAAGCCCCTCGCCGAGTCCGTCGAGGGCGCCCGCACGCTCGCCGCCGCCGCCCGGGCCGCCGGCATCGTCGACGGCGTCGTGATGGACAAGCTGTTCCTGCCCGGGCTGCGCAAGCTGCGCCGGCTGATCGACGGCGGCTTCTTCGGCCGCATCCTGTCGATCCGCGGCGAGTTCGGCTACTGGGTCTTCGAGGGCGACTGGCAACCGGCCCAGCGGCCCTCCTGGAACTACCGTGCCGCCGACGGCGGCGGCATCGCGCTGGACATGTTCGCGCACTGGAACTACGTGCTGGAGGACCTCTTCGCACCGGTACGGGCGGTGACCGCACGGGTCGCCACGCACCTCACCGAGCGGGTCGACGAGGCCGGCCGGCCCTACCGCGCCGACGCCGACGACGCCGCGTACGGGATCTTCGAACTCGACGGCGGCGTGGTCGCGCAGATCAACTCGTCCTGGTGCGTCCGGGTCAACCGGGACGAGCTGGTCGAGTTCCAGGTCGACGGCACCGAAGGCTCGGCCGTCGCCGGGCTGCGCCGCTGCCGATTCCAGCACCGCGCCGGCACCCCGAAACCGGTGTGGAACCCGGACCTCGCCACCCCGGAACCGTTCCGGGAGCAGTGGCAGGAGGTGCCGGACAACGAGGAGTTCGACAACGGCTTCAAGGCGCAGTGGGAGCAGTACCTGCGCGCCGTCGTCGCGGGTGAGCCGTTCCGGTACGACTTCGCCGCCGCGGTACGTGGCGTGCAACTCGCCGAGCTGGGGTACGTCAGCTCCCGGGAGGGCCGGCGCGTCGAGATCCCCGCGGTCGAGACCCCGCAGGCCGAGACTCCGGCGGGCGGCACCCCGGCCGTCGAGACCCCGGCCGTCGAGACCCCGGCGGTCGAGGCATGA